In Parasegetibacter sp. NRK P23, a single genomic region encodes these proteins:
- a CDS encoding NADPH-dependent FMN reductase — translation MNIVLISGSPRQQSVTQRVAIHLLNRLKNETDHNITYIDMREHWLPPIQQVYKNAEMAPEAQQPIVDAVFNADAFILVSPEYNGGYSATMKNFLDHFPKHSRKAFGIATASDGAMGGMRAAQQLLQLVPALFGIASPRMLVTPLVDKKFNADGSLADPDFEKSVSVFLQEFLWLATALTKS, via the coding sequence ATGAATATAGTACTCATTTCGGGCAGTCCACGGCAGCAAAGCGTTACCCAACGGGTAGCCATTCACCTGCTCAACAGGTTAAAAAATGAAACGGACCACAACATCACCTATATCGATATGCGCGAACACTGGTTGCCGCCTATTCAGCAGGTGTACAAAAATGCGGAAATGGCTCCGGAAGCGCAGCAGCCTATAGTTGATGCGGTTTTCAATGCAGACGCCTTTATCCTTGTTTCACCTGAATACAACGGCGGTTATTCGGCCACCATGAAAAACTTCCTCGATCATTTCCCTAAACACAGCCGGAAGGCATTCGGTATCGCCACGGCTTCTGATGGCGCGATGGGAGGAATGCGCGCCGCGCAGCAACTGCTTCAACTGGTGCCCGCACTTTTCGGGATCGCTTCTCCGAGAATGCTGGTGACGCCGCTGGTAGATAAAAAGTTCAATGCCGACGGCAGTTTGGCTGATCCTGACTTCGAAAAGAGCGTCTCGGTTTTCCTGCAAGAGTTCCTTTGGCTGGCCACTGCGCTCACTAAAAGCTAG
- a CDS encoding peptidylprolyl isomerase has translation MKKLLTLALMAGSFTAFAQQKMVADKIIGIVGDKIVLNSDIMNEINDAKRRGVEIPKGSECGMLQQALATKALVLQAEKDSLPLTDDDVEARLDLKIREFIRMYGSKDALEQVAQRTVYQIKEDFRLPIREGLLAEQMRDKLISGVKVTPAEVKEFFEKIPKDSLQFFESEYELGEIMVYPKASRDIELLAIEELNGFKKQVESGSRKFENLADLYSDDKGTQQQGGTLLLNRTEQIWDPTFKAAAFRLKEGQISPVIKSKFGFHIIQLISRSGDDALVRHILKIPQVTQTEIDEAIVKLDSVRAKLIAGTIDFGRAVALYSDDEFGKFNTGGLRVVTIDQMDKDLVKRLSQLKIGEFSQPLPFKDEREKQGVRIVYIRSKTEPHRMNMKDDYNKIAEMAKKEKEFEVLEKWFNTRIPDFYIMIDESYSGCPELAPWIKEAVISKAN, from the coding sequence ATGAAGAAATTGCTCACCCTGGCCCTCATGGCCGGCTCCTTTACCGCTTTTGCCCAACAGAAAATGGTGGCAGATAAAATCATCGGCATCGTGGGCGACAAGATCGTCCTCAATTCCGATATCATGAACGAGATCAACGACGCGAAACGCAGAGGTGTCGAGATACCGAAAGGTTCCGAATGCGGCATGCTTCAACAGGCGCTTGCTACCAAAGCGCTGGTGCTTCAGGCAGAAAAGGATTCGCTTCCCCTCACAGATGACGACGTGGAAGCCAGGCTCGACCTGAAAATCCGGGAATTTATCCGGATGTACGGCTCCAAAGACGCGCTGGAACAGGTGGCACAACGTACAGTTTACCAGATAAAGGAAGATTTCCGCCTGCCCATCCGGGAAGGATTGCTGGCGGAACAAATGCGCGATAAACTGATCAGCGGCGTGAAAGTTACGCCCGCTGAAGTGAAAGAATTCTTTGAGAAAATTCCAAAAGATAGCCTTCAGTTCTTCGAATCAGAGTACGAACTGGGTGAAATCATGGTGTATCCCAAGGCATCAAGGGACATTGAACTGCTCGCCATCGAAGAACTGAACGGTTTCAAAAAGCAGGTGGAATCGGGCTCCCGTAAGTTCGAGAACCTGGCCGATCTGTATTCAGATGATAAAGGCACCCAGCAACAGGGGGGTACTTTGTTGCTGAACAGAACCGAACAGATCTGGGACCCCACTTTTAAAGCAGCCGCTTTCCGCCTGAAGGAAGGGCAGATTTCTCCCGTAATCAAATCCAAGTTCGGGTTCCATATCATTCAACTGATCAGCCGTTCCGGAGACGACGCGCTGGTGCGCCACATCCTGAAAATTCCGCAGGTCACACAAACAGAAATTGATGAGGCCATCGTGAAGCTTGATTCGGTGCGCGCTAAACTTATCGCGGGTACCATCGATTTCGGCAGGGCCGTTGCCTTGTACAGCGACGATGAATTCGGTAAGTTCAATACCGGCGGTCTCCGCGTGGTGACCATCGATCAGATGGATAAGGACCTGGTAAAAAGATTGAGCCAGTTGAAGATCGGTGAGTTTTCCCAGCCACTTCCTTTTAAAGACGAACGTGAAAAGCAGGGTGTGCGTATCGTGTACATCCGCTCCAAAACGGAACCGCACCGCATGAACATGAAAGACGATTACAACAAGATCGCTGAAATGGCCAAGAAGGAGAAAGAATTTGAAGTGCTGGAAAAATGGTTCAATACCCGGATCCCGGATTTCTACATCATGATCGATGAAAGCTACAGCGGATGTCCCGAACTGGCACCCTGGATCAAAGAAGCCGTGATCAGCAAGGCGAATTGA
- the infB gene encoding translation initiation factor IF-2: MSEVTTPRLMAAAKEFNVGKDTIVDFLESKGFSRDDLKPTSKLTEEMYRSLQQEFQGDKVAKLKSDQIDLPKGGAGDARKKKEEEEAAAKAAADKKAAARKEEEAAEEAAQVAEVEEAPAPAPVFKEEPKEEAPAPEVVKIEAPELEGPKVLDKIDLSAIDSSTRPKKVVKKEEEPKEAPAPVEEVQEAPAPVVAEEPAPQMPAAEPVSEPEPAPVQETTPEPVAEVKAEEPVAQAPAAAQEEVQETGEPVIENIRAQRLEGPKILGKIELPVDSDTRPKPAAKDEKRKRKRIPIEKKGDAPSRPAGQQGQGGQQGGQQQGRTGPRPTIQRAGQGGGQNRGPNNRPGQQGGGQNRRGPATPADREIDQKEIQEKIRQTQAKLAGGSRSGKGSKAKYRREKREHMAEQMGEHGMEDNKLQVTEFISVSELANLMDVSFAEVIGKCMGLGIMVSINQRLDAEVIELVASEFGFEVEFIGMDEQMEMEEEEEVDDAEDLQSRAPIVTIMGHVDHGKTSLLDYIRKANVIAGEAGGITQHIGAYEVTLPNGKHITFLDTPGHEAFTAMRARGAKVTDIAVIVVAADDAVMPQTKEAISHAQAAGVPMIFAINKIDKDGANPQKIYEQLAGMNLLVEEWGGKFQSQELSAKQGLNVDLLLEKILLEAELLELKANPEREATGTIIEASLDKGRGYVATVLVLNGTLNMGDTVVSGQYFGKVKAMFNERNQRIEKAPPATPVLVLGLNGAPQAGEKFKVYQDESEAKEVATRRASILREQGMRTKKHITLDEIGRRLALGNFKELNLIIKGDVDGSVEALTDSLQKLSTEEIQVRVVHKGVGQITESDVLLSAASDAILIGFNVRPSSQANKLAETEGVEIKLYSIIYTAIEEIKSAMEGMLEPKIQEKITANVEVREVYKFDKATVAGCYVLEGKIFRNSKVRLIRDGIVVYPTGEGASAELGSLKRFKDDVKEVSTHMECGLTFRNYNDIRPGDIVEVFEMEEVKRTL, translated from the coding sequence ATGTCAGAAGTTACAACACCACGCCTAATGGCTGCTGCCAAAGAGTTCAATGTTGGTAAAGATACCATAGTGGACTTTTTGGAAAGTAAAGGATTCAGCAGGGACGACCTGAAACCCACGTCGAAGTTAACGGAGGAAATGTACCGTTCTTTGCAACAGGAGTTTCAGGGCGATAAGGTCGCCAAATTGAAGAGCGACCAGATCGACCTGCCGAAGGGCGGCGCAGGTGATGCCAGGAAAAAGAAAGAAGAGGAAGAAGCCGCTGCCAAAGCGGCCGCAGATAAAAAAGCCGCTGCCAGGAAAGAGGAGGAAGCCGCTGAAGAAGCTGCCCAGGTTGCTGAAGTGGAAGAAGCGCCCGCCCCCGCTCCCGTATTTAAGGAGGAGCCGAAGGAGGAAGCGCCTGCCCCTGAAGTGGTGAAGATTGAAGCGCCCGAACTGGAAGGGCCTAAAGTGCTGGATAAAATAGACCTGTCTGCGATAGATTCTTCCACCCGCCCCAAAAAGGTGGTAAAGAAAGAAGAAGAGCCGAAAGAAGCTCCCGCTCCGGTGGAAGAAGTGCAGGAAGCTCCTGCGCCTGTTGTAGCCGAAGAGCCGGCGCCACAAATGCCCGCAGCGGAACCAGTAAGCGAGCCAGAACCAGCGCCCGTGCAGGAAACAACACCTGAACCCGTAGCTGAAGTGAAGGCAGAGGAACCTGTGGCACAGGCGCCTGCCGCCGCACAGGAAGAAGTGCAGGAAACAGGCGAACCCGTGATCGAAAATATCAGGGCGCAACGCCTGGAAGGACCTAAGATCCTGGGCAAAATTGAACTCCCCGTTGACAGTGATACCCGTCCGAAGCCGGCGGCCAAAGACGAAAAACGCAAACGCAAGCGTATTCCCATTGAGAAGAAAGGCGATGCGCCAAGCCGTCCTGCCGGACAACAGGGACAAGGCGGTCAGCAAGGTGGCCAGCAGCAGGGAAGAACGGGTCCGCGCCCAACCATCCAGCGTGCCGGACAAGGCGGAGGACAGAACAGAGGTCCGAATAACCGTCCCGGTCAGCAAGGTGGCGGACAAAACAGAAGAGGACCAGCCACACCGGCCGACCGCGAAATAGATCAAAAAGAAATTCAGGAAAAAATACGGCAAACCCAGGCCAAACTGGCCGGAGGAAGCCGCAGTGGAAAAGGTTCCAAAGCCAAATACCGCCGCGAAAAACGCGAGCACATGGCCGAACAGATGGGTGAACACGGTATGGAGGACAACAAGCTCCAGGTGACCGAATTCATCAGCGTAAGCGAACTCGCCAACCTGATGGATGTAAGCTTCGCCGAAGTGATCGGTAAATGTATGGGCCTCGGTATCATGGTGTCCATCAACCAGCGTCTCGATGCGGAAGTAATTGAACTCGTGGCCAGTGAATTCGGCTTCGAAGTGGAATTCATCGGCATGGACGAACAAATGGAAATGGAGGAAGAAGAAGAAGTGGACGACGCGGAAGACCTTCAGTCCCGCGCACCCATCGTGACCATCATGGGACACGTTGACCACGGTAAAACCTCCTTGCTCGATTATATCCGGAAAGCCAACGTAATTGCCGGTGAGGCCGGTGGTATCACGCAGCACATCGGTGCCTACGAGGTGACCCTGCCCAACGGAAAACACATCACTTTCCTGGATACGCCCGGTCACGAAGCCTTTACGGCCATGCGTGCCCGTGGTGCCAAAGTAACGGATATCGCGGTAATCGTAGTGGCCGCGGATGACGCGGTGATGCCCCAGACAAAAGAGGCCATCTCCCACGCACAGGCCGCCGGTGTTCCCATGATCTTCGCCATCAACAAGATCGATAAGGATGGCGCCAATCCGCAAAAAATATACGAACAACTGGCCGGTATGAACCTGCTGGTGGAAGAGTGGGGTGGTAAGTTCCAGTCGCAGGAACTCTCCGCGAAACAAGGTTTGAATGTGGACCTCCTCCTCGAAAAAATATTGCTGGAAGCCGAATTGCTGGAACTGAAGGCCAATCCTGAAAGAGAAGCCACCGGTACCATCATCGAAGCATCGCTGGATAAAGGACGTGGTTATGTTGCCACCGTGCTGGTACTGAATGGTACTCTGAACATGGGCGATACCGTTGTATCCGGTCAGTACTTTGGTAAGGTGAAAGCGATGTTCAACGAAAGGAACCAGCGCATCGAAAAAGCGCCGCCAGCCACACCGGTACTTGTGCTTGGTTTGAACGGCGCGCCTCAGGCTGGTGAGAAGTTTAAGGTGTACCAGGATGAAAGCGAAGCGAAAGAAGTGGCCACCCGCCGTGCTTCTATCCTCCGCGAACAGGGTATGCGTACCAAAAAACACATCACCCTCGATGAAATCGGTCGCCGTCTGGCACTCGGGAACTTCAAGGAACTTAACCTCATCATCAAAGGTGACGTGGATGGTTCCGTGGAAGCCCTTACCGATTCACTTCAGAAATTATCCACGGAAGAAATACAGGTGCGCGTGGTGCACAAGGGCGTAGGTCAGATCACCGAGTCCGACGTACTCCTGTCCGCCGCTTCCGACGCCATCCTGATCGGATTTAACGTACGTCCTTCTTCCCAGGCCAACAAACTGGCCGAAACAGAAGGCGTGGAAATCAAACTGTACTCTATCATCTACACCGCCATCGAAGAAATCAAATCCGCGATGGAAGGGATGCTGGAACCGAAAATACAGGAGAAAATCACCGCCAACGTGGAAGTGCGCGAAGTGTACAAGTTCGACAAAGCCACCGTTGCAGGTTGTTATGTACTCGAAGGGAAGATATTCCGGAACTCCAAAGTGCGCCTGATCCGAGATGGTATCGTGGTGTACCCGACGGGCGAAGGCGCTTCCGCGGAACTGGGATCACTCAAACGCTTCAAAGACGATGTGAAGGAAGTGTCCACGCACATGGAGTGCGGTCTTACATTCCGGAACTATAATGATATCCGCCCCGGCGATATCGTGGAAGTGTTCGAGATGGAAGAGGTGAAGCGTACGCTGTAA
- a CDS encoding PAS domain S-box protein: MLITDIDGNIRFIDQYSQDELQLKEGDSIPVRLHPGDAALFLAMLTRLAGSNGNREACHLHFLQGSVFEDYFFSIAGRTRKDGETEFILNGQRLWGNEKNAPGGELIVMNSLDGIVLGHPDGRVLKANPAFCKMLGYTEAEIIALGRDKLLDPEDSRVHYAIRIREKTGYYKGEITFLHKDGTKVDTEITSRIFSDPTGQRFSSMIVRDQSLHKITQKALRESENLYKMFFTDNPMPMMVYDAATLKILEVNKKAVEYYGFPADVFTTMTALDIRPEADRKSFQNYMNSLDPQAPGRKSPSRHQKASGEIREVEVYSYPFNYHSRETRLILVNDITEQRAASEIIANNEKRFRAMISDSLDVMMLIDSAAAIRFVTPSAMSLFGYDEQALMGMSCFDFIHPDELHLAKRAFETDVLQTPELRSIEIRIRHANGHWLWCFVRAHNMLDNPHVGAIKLVISDVTHRKITEDALRESEERYKTFIRQTSEGTWRFEMLQPVFIGWPEMRIIEQGIASGYLAECNDAMARMYGFEKAEDVLGASIGDMVNLDQPENIEYFRNFIRAGFQLNSVESVETDRHGNRKYFLNSLVGIVENGYLKRIWGTQRDVTEQKKAEEALVMSERKFRGLMQSGGDVIAIINSEGVVLYSSPTALTVLGNDPEENIGKNVFEHIHPGDRKWTREMFDAMISEGRTKTTISPYRYPHATKGYRWLETVVTDLRSDPSIDGFVLNSRDITERIKLETALRQYTEQLETAQRIAKLAYLEYDFKENRYNGSQEAYQLAEITDPTTELTLEYIVSFIHPSQREEIYESISRVLREGSGIQNEYRIVLPSGKQKIIAAMGTITKGVNGEYEKFNLVLQDITDMRAALVALQSSENRFRNLFDNSADGILLTIPGGAVQNANDAVCQLLGYTREEILKKKRKDIFDFTDESFHDAIRSRDMNGRYKGELRLLHKKGHTIDAEITSVHFKDVEGRSFHSTIIRDITEKKKQQRLVIESKMELQKALLELNKLLWEKEETEKRLRISERNLRAIFSSTNESFVLLDADFRVVTFNSKAINYFQTYLKAEMKEGVSYALSLPPDRRSMFMERMNYVLGGRELVYEISYEQPEETWFNVYANPVYNKRGMVEEICLTIADITHQKMAEKRIRETAENLSSIMETISDGMIILDHDWLITYVNPAAERILGIPRADMIGKKQWDVFRSAIDTPFFHHYQRVMKEKVAVQFEELYEDMNTWFEVSAYPIGEGVTIYFRDVSERRQQQMILGLEKQVLEINAVEQVTLQTTIHYFVKGLEEILFGASCMVLGLDTSGRNTRLLSAPSFPESFRKGIAGLPVHKAQTSACLAMHQKKYAVSPDIGFDPVWKEHKQLALSHGYRACRSVPVISSQDQVLGCLDVYYKQPSTPAENELSLMERAANFLRIIIENKTADERLRLSSERFNYVLKATNEAIYDWDLNTDYIYWGEGFTTLFGYEITAEQQHISFWEKCIHPEDSEEVLTSLKRFLQFEETAHWEKEYRFLKADNQYAYVMEKGFVLKDSEGKPFRMVGSIQDLTLRKQLEKELLSQELGKQKLVAQAAIDAQEKERGQIGKELHDNINQILTTTKLYLELARSDEKNRMNLISRSAQNIVDTIQEIRQLSRSLVPPSIGDLGLVASITDLIENVRITNMINIEFYPINIEEEDIEDNLKLMLFRVVQEQINNVLKHAKAKNLIIELTFDDEYVELNISDDGVGFEMQKIKRGLGLSNITSRADLFNGRVQILTSPGKGCKLNVTVPREKK; encoded by the coding sequence ATGCTCATTACTGATATTGATGGGAACATCCGCTTCATCGATCAGTATTCGCAAGATGAACTACAGTTGAAGGAAGGCGACTCTATTCCCGTGCGCCTTCACCCCGGTGACGCGGCACTTTTCCTGGCCATGCTTACAAGACTCGCCGGATCAAATGGTAACCGGGAAGCATGCCATCTTCATTTCTTACAGGGAAGTGTATTCGAAGATTATTTTTTTTCCATTGCCGGAAGAACCCGGAAAGATGGAGAAACGGAGTTTATTTTGAATGGACAGCGGCTATGGGGAAATGAAAAAAATGCTCCCGGGGGAGAACTGATCGTGATGAACAGCCTGGATGGTATTGTACTCGGTCACCCGGATGGCCGTGTACTCAAGGCCAATCCGGCTTTCTGTAAAATGTTGGGGTACACGGAAGCGGAAATAATTGCCCTGGGAAGGGATAAACTCCTTGATCCGGAGGACAGCCGGGTGCATTACGCCATAAGGATACGTGAAAAAACGGGGTATTACAAAGGTGAAATCACTTTCCTCCATAAGGATGGAACGAAAGTGGATACGGAAATTACCTCCCGGATATTTTCCGACCCTACCGGCCAGCGTTTCAGCAGTATGATCGTCAGGGACCAGAGCCTGCACAAGATTACCCAGAAAGCATTGCGTGAATCGGAGAACCTTTACAAGATGTTCTTTACCGACAACCCGATGCCCATGATGGTATACGACGCGGCTACGTTGAAAATACTGGAGGTGAACAAGAAGGCCGTGGAATATTATGGGTTCCCCGCCGATGTTTTTACCACGATGACCGCGCTGGACATCAGGCCGGAAGCAGACAGGAAAAGCTTCCAGAACTATATGAATAGCCTTGATCCCCAGGCGCCGGGCAGGAAAAGTCCTTCCCGTCACCAGAAAGCGTCAGGGGAAATCCGTGAGGTGGAGGTCTATTCTTATCCCTTCAACTACCATTCGCGCGAAACAAGGCTGATACTGGTGAACGACATTACCGAACAGCGCGCCGCCTCAGAGATCATCGCCAACAATGAAAAGCGTTTCCGCGCCATGATATCCGATTCATTGGATGTGATGATGCTGATCGACAGCGCTGCGGCTATCCGTTTTGTTACGCCTTCTGCCATGTCGCTTTTCGGGTACGATGAACAGGCGTTGATGGGCATGAGTTGCTTTGATTTTATTCATCCCGACGAACTGCACCTCGCGAAACGCGCGTTTGAAACGGATGTGTTGCAAACCCCCGAACTGCGTTCCATTGAAATAAGAATCCGACACGCCAACGGCCACTGGCTCTGGTGCTTTGTGCGCGCGCACAATATGCTGGATAACCCTCACGTAGGCGCCATCAAACTGGTGATCAGCGATGTTACGCACCGTAAAATCACGGAAGACGCCTTGCGTGAAAGTGAAGAAAGGTATAAGACCTTCATCAGGCAAACTTCCGAAGGCACCTGGCGCTTTGAAATGCTGCAGCCCGTGTTCATCGGATGGCCGGAAATGCGCATCATCGAACAAGGCATCGCCTCCGGCTACCTGGCCGAATGCAACGACGCCATGGCCCGCATGTACGGCTTTGAAAAAGCGGAAGACGTACTGGGCGCCAGCATCGGCGATATGGTGAACCTGGACCAGCCCGAGAACATCGAATATTTTAGAAACTTCATCCGCGCCGGATTCCAGTTGAACAGCGTGGAATCCGTGGAAACGGACCGCCACGGCAACAGGAAGTACTTCCTGAATTCCCTTGTAGGCATTGTGGAAAATGGCTATCTGAAACGAATATGGGGTACACAGCGCGATGTTACGGAACAGAAAAAAGCGGAAGAAGCGCTGGTGATGAGCGAACGCAAGTTCCGCGGGCTGATGCAGAGCGGCGGCGATGTGATCGCGATCATCAACAGCGAAGGAGTAGTGCTGTATTCCAGTCCCACGGCGCTCACCGTATTGGGCAACGACCCGGAAGAGAATATCGGGAAGAACGTTTTCGAACACATCCATCCCGGCGACAGGAAATGGACACGCGAGATGTTTGATGCCATGATCAGCGAAGGAAGAACGAAAACCACGATTTCGCCCTACCGTTACCCGCATGCCACCAAAGGATACCGCTGGCTGGAAACGGTAGTAACCGACCTGCGTTCTGATCCTTCCATCGACGGATTCGTACTCAATTCAAGGGATATCACCGAAAGGATTAAACTGGAAACCGCGCTCCGGCAATACACCGAACAACTGGAGACAGCCCAGCGCATCGCGAAGCTGGCTTACCTGGAATATGATTTTAAGGAGAACAGGTACAACGGCTCACAGGAAGCTTATCAACTCGCTGAAATTACCGATCCCACCACGGAACTCACCCTTGAATACATCGTCTCTTTCATCCATCCTTCCCAACGGGAAGAAATATACGAAAGCATCAGCCGGGTACTTAGAGAAGGCTCAGGTATACAAAACGAATACCGCATTGTGCTGCCAAGCGGGAAGCAGAAAATCATCGCGGCCATGGGCACCATCACCAAAGGGGTGAACGGAGAATACGAAAAGTTCAACCTCGTGCTCCAGGACATTACCGATATGCGTGCGGCACTGGTGGCCCTGCAATCCAGTGAAAACAGGTTCCGGAATCTTTTTGACAACAGTGCCGACGGTATTTTACTTACTATTCCCGGAGGAGCCGTTCAGAACGCCAACGATGCCGTTTGCCAGTTGCTCGGGTATACCAGGGAGGAAATTCTTAAGAAAAAGCGGAAAGACATATTCGATTTTACGGATGAATCGTTCCACGACGCCATCCGTTCCCGCGATATGAATGGCAGGTACAAAGGGGAGCTCAGACTCTTGCACAAGAAGGGCCATACGATTGACGCCGAAATTACCAGCGTGCATTTTAAGGATGTCGAAGGCCGGTCTTTCCACAGTACCATCATCCGCGATATCACGGAAAAGAAGAAGCAGCAGCGGCTGGTGATTGAAAGTAAGATGGAGTTGCAGAAAGCCTTGCTGGAACTGAATAAATTACTTTGGGAGAAGGAAGAAACAGAAAAACGTTTGCGCATTTCCGAGAGAAACCTCCGCGCCATCTTCTCCTCCACCAATGAGTCTTTTGTGTTGCTGGACGCGGACTTCCGTGTAGTTACATTCAACAGTAAGGCCATCAATTATTTCCAGACTTACCTGAAAGCGGAAATGAAAGAGGGCGTATCGTATGCGCTCAGCTTACCGCCCGACCGCAGGTCCATGTTCATGGAACGCATGAATTATGTACTCGGGGGAAGAGAGTTGGTATATGAGATCAGTTATGAACAGCCCGAAGAAACATGGTTCAATGTTTACGCCAATCCCGTGTACAACAAGCGGGGGATGGTAGAAGAAATATGCCTTACCATTGCTGATATCACCCACCAGAAAATGGCGGAAAAGCGGATCAGAGAAACGGCGGAAAACCTTTCCAGCATTATGGAAACCATTTCCGACGGGATGATTATCCTCGACCACGACTGGCTCATCACCTACGTAAACCCCGCTGCCGAGCGTATACTTGGTATTCCACGTGCGGATATGATCGGCAAAAAGCAATGGGATGTGTTCCGGTCGGCGATTGATACCCCGTTCTTCCACCATTACCAACGGGTGATGAAGGAAAAAGTGGCCGTACAGTTTGAGGAATTGTATGAAGACATGAATACCTGGTTTGAAGTAAGCGCTTATCCCATCGGGGAAGGCGTGACCATTTATTTCAGGGATGTTTCAGAAAGAAGACAGCAACAAATGATCCTGGGGCTTGAAAAACAGGTGCTGGAGATCAACGCGGTGGAGCAGGTGACGCTTCAGACAACGATTCACTATTTCGTAAAGGGATTGGAAGAAATTCTTTTCGGGGCTTCCTGTATGGTACTGGGGCTGGATACCTCGGGAAGAAATACGCGCCTGTTATCAGCGCCTTCGTTCCCAGAATCCTTCAGAAAAGGAATCGCGGGATTGCCGGTGCATAAGGCGCAAACCTCCGCTTGCCTGGCCATGCACCAGAAGAAATATGCGGTTTCTCCTGATATTGGCTTCGATCCGGTTTGGAAAGAACACAAACAACTTGCGCTTTCTCATGGTTACAGGGCCTGCCGCAGCGTGCCCGTAATCAGTTCGCAGGACCAGGTACTCGGTTGCCTGGATGTGTACTACAAACAACCGTCAACGCCCGCGGAGAATGAGTTGTCGCTCATGGAACGGGCCGCGAATTTCCTGCGCATCATCATCGAAAACAAAACGGCCGATGAAAGATTACGCCTCAGCAGCGAGCGGTTTAATTACGTGCTGAAAGCCACCAATGAAGCGATTTACGACTGGGACCTGAATACGGATTATATCTATTGGGGAGAAGGGTTCACGACCTTGTTCGGCTACGAGATCACTGCTGAACAGCAACACATCAGCTTCTGGGAGAAATGTATTCACCCGGAGGACTCGGAAGAAGTGCTGACCAGCCTGAAGCGTTTCCTCCAGTTCGAGGAAACGGCGCATTGGGAAAAGGAATACCGCTTTCTGAAGGCGGACAACCAGTATGCTTACGTGATGGAAAAGGGGTTCGTGCTCAAGGATTCGGAAGGAAAACCTTTCCGGATGGTGGGTTCCATTCAGGACCTCACCTTGCGGAAACAACTGGAAAAAGAACTGCTGAGCCAGGAACTGGGAAAACAAAAGCTGGTGGCCCAGGCCGCGATAGACGCACAGGAAAAAGAACGCGGGCAGATAGGGAAAGAATTGCACGACAACATCAACCAGATACTCACCACCACCAAGCTCTACCTTGAACTGGCCCGCAGCGATGAAAAGAACAGGATGAACCTGATCAGCCGCAGCGCGCAGAACATCGTGGATACCATCCAGGAAATCAGGCAGCTCTCCCGTTCGCTTGTGCCACCAAGCATTGGCGATCTCGGTCTGGTAGCTTCTATTACTGATCTGATCGAGAACGTGCGCATCACGAATATGATCAATATTGAATTTTATCCCATCAATATTGAAGAAGAAGACATTGAGGATAACTTGAAACTGATGTTGTTCCGGGTTGTTCAGGAACAAATAAATAACGTATTGAAGCACGCAAAAGCAAAAAACCTTATTATTGAACTTACTTTCGACGATGAATACGTTGAGCTGAACATCAGTGATGATGGCGTCGGGTTTGAAATGCAGAAGATAAAAAGAGGGCTTGGCCTTTCAAACATCACCAGCCGGGCAGATTTATTCAACGGAAGAGTACAAATATTGACCAGTCCGGGAAAAGGTTGTAAATTGAATGTAACAGTTCCCAGAGAAAAAAAATAA